Genomic window (Ruminococcus flavefaciens AE3010):
CAGTTGAAGTCCTGTCTTATCTGCGAAGCGGTAAGTCCCATTTTCTCAGAAAGTTCACGGGACGATATACGAACATATCCGTTATGTTCAAGTTCGCCGAGAAAGCGGTAGTAACGAGGCAGTCTCCTGATTACTGAATTTGATATTGAGTTCTTTGACATTACTGTATGCCTTCTCTCTTATCACATTAATTTATCAAGTCTGATCTTTATTTCGTCAAGGAAGGTCTTTGAATCGACCTTTTTCTTATTGTCGAGCTTGGATATAAGATAAAGATCGCCCGTCATTATGCCGTCTTCAATAGTCTGGATAGTTGCCTTTTCAAGCTTGTCAGCAAATGCACAGAGCTCGGGAGTGTTATCAAGCTCGCCTCTCTTGCGGAGTGCACCGCTCCACGCGAATATTGTAGCTACAGAGTTAGTTGATGTCTCTTCACCCTTGAGGTACTTATAGTAGTGACGCTGAACAGTACCGTGTGCAGCTTCGTACTCATAGATACCGTCAGGAGAAACGAGAACAGAAGTCATCATTGCAAGGCTGCCGTAAGCTGTAGATACCATGTCAGACATAACATCACCGTCATAGTTCTTGCAAGCCCAGATATAGCCGCCGTTTGAACGAATAACTCTTGCAACAGCGTCGTCGATAAGGGTATAGAAGTACTCTATGCCAGCTGCTTCATACTTCTCCTTATACTCATTATCGTATATTTCCTGAAAAATATCCTTGAAGCGGTGATCGTACTTCTTGGAAATTGTATCCTTTGAAGCAAACCAAACGTCCTGTTTGAGGTCGAGACCGTAATTGAGGCAAGCTCTTGCAAAGCCGGCGATAGAAGCGTCCAGGTTGTGAAGTCCCTGAATAATACCGTCACACTTGGTGAAATCATGGATAAGCTCGCGGGTCTCATTGCCGTTTTCGTCTGTTACGACCAGCTCAGCCTTGCTGCCCTTGCTTACACGCATTTCGGTGTTCTTGTAAACATCTCCGTAAGCGTGTCGAGCAATAGTGATAGGCTTTGTCCATGTGGGGATATAAGGCTCTATGCCCTTTACGATGATAGGAGTACGGAATACAGTACCGTCAAGAGCTGCACGGATCGTGCCGTTAGGTGACTTCCACATCTGAGTGAGGTTGTACTCGGGCATTCTTGCAGCATTCGGTGTGATAGTTGCACACTTTACTGCTACACCGTACTTCTTTGTAGCCTCAGCTGAATCTATAGTTACCTGATCCTTAGTCTCTTCTCTGTGCTTCAGACCAAGGTCATAGTATTCGGTATTGAGCTCTACATATGGTTCAAGAAGAGTTTCCTTGATCCACTGCCAGAGGATTCTGGTCATCTCATCGCCGTCCATTTCGACAAGTGGAGTTTTCATGGTGATCTTTGACATTGTTTTATACCTCCGTGGTAATTACTTCATGGATTCTCTTGTAAAGTCGAGAAGTCCGCCTGCAAGCATGATGTCCTTTGTACGTCCCGAAAGCTCGCAGAGTACAGGTATCTCCTTGCCGTTAGTCTTGTTTACAACAGTAAGCTCGGACTTTCCTGCCTCTACAGCCTTTCTG
Coding sequences:
- a CDS encoding NADP-dependent isocitrate dehydrogenase; this translates as MSKITMKTPLVEMDGDEMTRILWQWIKETLLEPYVELNTEYYDLGLKHREETKDQVTIDSAEATKKYGVAVKCATITPNAARMPEYNLTQMWKSPNGTIRAALDGTVFRTPIIVKGIEPYIPTWTKPITIARHAYGDVYKNTEMRVSKGSKAELVVTDENGNETRELIHDFTKCDGIIQGLHNLDASIAGFARACLNYGLDLKQDVWFASKDTISKKYDHRFKDIFQEIYDNEYKEKYEAAGIEYFYTLIDDAVARVIRSNGGYIWACKNYDGDVMSDMVSTAYGSLAMMTSVLVSPDGIYEYEAAHGTVQRHYYKYLKGEETSTNSVATIFAWSGALRKRGELDNTPELCAFADKLEKATIQTIEDGIMTGDLYLISKLDNKKKVDSKTFLDEIKIRLDKLM